A section of the Bacteroidales bacterium genome encodes:
- a CDS encoding glycoside hydrolase family protein codes for MIRNRTRLFVFRIFFGGLLFFPFILSAQQNELTKQKADSENPIYKRLGKAYRAPAIAMDGYWLWGSSVVKDDVGKYHIFASRFPKSLPFHPGWMVASEIVHGVSDVPQGPYEFADVALPPRGAQYWDGKATHNPRILKHNGKYYLIYIGTTHPFEEPTFDNLALNSKWSIVARSNKRIGLAVADTPYGPWKRFDEPVLKTKPNTFYSFLTSNPSPIIQEDGSVMMIFKGRGHKEPWGHTHMSLGMAYAPSIEGPYRVINNDLPIFNVEKQGEAEDPFLWKDKDGYHIVFKDQVAKFTGERGAGVLAHSTDGINWTIDKDPKAYSRTLEWEDGKIEKQGQLERVFILFENNRPAFLFFATMDGPGGFNNAKESWNMVIPLTE; via the coding sequence ATGATAAGAAATAGAACACGTTTGTTTGTCTTCAGGATATTTTTTGGCGGGTTGTTGTTTTTTCCTTTCATACTTTCAGCCCAACAGAATGAGTTAACAAAACAGAAGGCCGACTCGGAAAATCCCATATATAAAAGATTGGGAAAGGCATATCGGGCTCCTGCTATTGCCATGGATGGTTATTGGTTGTGGGGAAGTTCGGTTGTTAAAGATGATGTAGGAAAGTATCATATTTTTGCTTCCCGGTTTCCTAAAAGTCTTCCGTTTCATCCGGGCTGGATGGTGGCTTCTGAAATTGTTCACGGTGTTTCGGATGTTCCTCAGGGTCCGTATGAGTTTGCAGATGTGGCACTACCTCCGAGAGGAGCACAATACTGGGACGGGAAAGCAACACATAATCCACGGATATTAAAACATAACGGGAAATATTATCTGATCTATATCGGGACCACCCATCCTTTCGAAGAACCAACTTTTGACAACCTAGCATTAAACAGCAAATGGAGCATCGTTGCCCGTAGTAATAAGCGGATCGGGTTGGCTGTGGCCGATACTCCATATGGGCCATGGAAACGTTTCGATGAACCGGTACTGAAAACCAAGCCAAATACTTTCTATAGTTTTCTGACTTCAAATCCTTCCCCGATCATTCAGGAAGACGGATCTGTAATGATGATATTTAAGGGCAGGGGACATAAGGAACCATGGGGACATACGCATATGTCTCTGGGAATGGCTTATGCTCCGTCTATTGAGGGACCATACCGCGTGATCAACAATGACCTGCCGATTTTTAATGTGGAAAAACAGGGTGAAGCTGAAGACCCGTTCCTGTGGAAGGATAAAGATGGCTACCATATTGTTTTTAAGGATCAGGTGGCTAAGTTTACCGGAGAAAGAGGAGCCGGCGTATTGGCTCATTCCACAGATGGAATCAACTGGACCATTGATAAAGATCCCAAAGCCTATTCCCGTACTTTGGAATGGGAAGATGGGAAAATAGAAAAGCAGGGGCAACTTGAACGCGTTTTCATATTGTTTGAAAACAACAGGCCGGCTTTCCTTTTCTTTGCTACTATGGATGGACCGGGAGGATTTAATAATGCTAAGGAATCATGGAATATGGTGATCCCTCTTACCGAATAA
- a CDS encoding glycoside hydrolase family 2, with protein sequence MKKKFDFLCQDIKIFVLMKAFFAVLTTSIIILSGCSSSSAEFSTIERDFISPPESVQTSIYWYWINDNISKEAVVKDLQSMKKVGINRAFIGNIGLSQQEYPYGNVKLFTDEWWEIMHTALKTATELGIEIGIFNCPGWSQSGGPWIKPEQAMRYLASSEIKVKGPKKFEQKLAQPTTDFQDVKVVAWPVDQQYQNNLFNASNARIYFSDNKMKSSKGNAKYTLLDNDSHIGLTLTGASPARSLVIYPAGNIYADAELQAKEGNEFRTIKKFNINRTNPALNVGFEPYAPIVVTFPETKSSEYRIVFNHIRKDSGIADMVLTSTPMVERYAEKSLAKMFQTPLPYWHDYLWDAQSEIKDASALVPPQQVKDLTKYMAADGTLTWDVPEGEWIIMRTGMAPTGVTNAPASPEGVGLEVDKMSKKHVADHFDAFLGKILERVPAEDRKTWKVVVEDSYETGGQNFTDEFLSEFQQRYGYDPVPFLPVFKGHTIGSPDLSDRFLWDLRRLVADKVSYDYVGGLREISNKHGLTTWLENYGHWGFPGEFLQYGGQSDEIGGEFWSEGNLGDIENRAASSCAHIYGKTKVSAESFTCGGNAYSRYPAVMKRRGDWSFTEGINNTLLHVYIQQAYEDRYPGVDAWFGNEFNRKNIWYNHLDLFIQYLKRCNYMLQQGLNVADVAYFIGEDAPKMTGVRDPEIPKGYSFDYINAEVIVRDLSVKDGKLVLPHGTSYRVLVLPKLETMRPEVLQKIEQLITEGAVVLGPPPSRSPSMQGYPEADKQVQSLAGKMWGDLSAKQRSYGKGMILNDMPMEEVFSLLNVVPDCRFADNDPVLYNHRTLSGGGDIYFLSNQSEKPITINAQFRVKGMQPELWDAISGSIRPLPAFEQSGESTIVPIQLESLESAFIVFRKKGKPSAEEIEKNYPKPELVVDINKPWEVQFESDAVKRGPSEPVTFVKLQDWSKHEDERIRYYSGTAVYKTTFSVEEMPKGKESYIDLGKVNVMAKVKINGKYAGGAWTAPYRINVSPYIQKGENTIEVEVVNTWVNRLLGDSKLPENERVVYSDKSPWKNDSQAQASGLTGPVQLVCF encoded by the coding sequence ATGAAAAAAAAATTTGACTTTCTTTGTCAGGATATCAAAATATTCGTACTTATGAAAGCCTTTTTTGCAGTTTTAACCACATCCATCATTATTTTATCAGGATGTTCTTCATCCTCGGCTGAATTCTCAACCATAGAACGTGATTTTATCTCACCGCCAGAAAGTGTCCAGACAAGCATATACTGGTACTGGATCAACGATAATATTTCAAAGGAAGCGGTCGTCAAAGACCTCCAGTCCATGAAAAAAGTCGGGATCAACCGGGCTTTTATCGGAAATATAGGATTGAGCCAGCAGGAATATCCTTACGGAAATGTAAAATTATTTACCGATGAATGGTGGGAGATCATGCATACGGCTTTAAAAACTGCCACCGAACTGGGCATTGAAATAGGGATATTCAATTGTCCCGGATGGAGTCAATCGGGTGGCCCATGGATCAAACCGGAACAGGCGATGCGCTATCTGGCTTCCTCTGAGATAAAGGTAAAAGGGCCGAAAAAGTTCGAACAAAAACTGGCACAACCGACCACTGACTTCCAGGATGTAAAAGTAGTTGCATGGCCTGTGGACCAGCAATATCAGAACAATTTGTTCAATGCTTCGAATGCACGCATTTATTTTTCCGACAACAAAATGAAATCCTCGAAAGGTAATGCGAAATATACCCTGTTGGATAATGATTCCCATATCGGGTTGACTTTAACGGGAGCATCTCCGGCACGCAGCCTGGTGATTTATCCGGCAGGAAATATTTATGCTGATGCAGAACTTCAGGCTAAGGAAGGAAACGAATTCCGAACCATCAAAAAATTCAATATAAACCGGACTAATCCCGCGCTGAATGTGGGTTTTGAACCATATGCCCCAATTGTTGTCACTTTTCCTGAAACCAAATCTTCGGAATACAGGATCGTTTTCAATCATATACGCAAAGACAGCGGTATTGCTGACATGGTTCTTACATCCACTCCTATGGTAGAACGTTATGCGGAAAAATCCCTGGCAAAAATGTTCCAGACACCTCTTCCGTATTGGCATGACTATCTTTGGGATGCACAGTCCGAAATCAAAGATGCTTCTGCATTGGTCCCTCCCCAACAGGTAAAAGATCTCACAAAATATATGGCGGCTGACGGAACGCTTACCTGGGATGTTCCTGAAGGCGAATGGATCATTATGCGGACGGGAATGGCGCCTACCGGCGTGACCAATGCGCCGGCATCACCTGAAGGTGTTGGACTGGAAGTAGATAAAATGAGCAAAAAACACGTCGCAGATCATTTCGATGCCTTCCTTGGCAAAATACTGGAACGGGTTCCTGCCGAAGACCGCAAAACATGGAAAGTGGTAGTAGAAGATAGTTATGAAACCGGAGGACAGAATTTTACGGATGAGTTCCTGAGTGAATTCCAACAAAGATACGGATATGACCCTGTTCCGTTTTTACCTGTTTTCAAAGGACATACAATCGGCAGTCCTGACCTGTCTGATCGTTTTCTTTGGGATCTTCGCCGCCTGGTAGCCGATAAAGTTTCTTACGATTATGTAGGTGGCCTGCGCGAAATCAGTAATAAACACGGATTAACCACATGGCTGGAAAACTACGGGCATTGGGGATTTCCGGGAGAATTCCTCCAATATGGCGGCCAGTCGGACGAAATCGGAGGTGAATTCTGGAGCGAAGGAAATCTGGGTGATATAGAAAACCGTGCAGCCTCATCATGTGCACATATTTACGGGAAAACCAAAGTATCTGCCGAGTCGTTTACATGCGGAGGAAATGCATACAGCAGATACCCTGCAGTCATGAAGCGCCGTGGTGACTGGTCATTCACCGAAGGGATCAACAATACATTATTGCATGTATACATCCAACAGGCATATGAAGACAGGTATCCGGGCGTAGACGCATGGTTCGGGAACGAATTCAACCGGAAAAATATCTGGTACAACCATCTTGACCTGTTCATCCAATATTTGAAACGTTGTAACTATATGCTGCAACAAGGGCTGAACGTAGCCGATGTTGCTTATTTTATCGGAGAAGATGCTCCGAAAATGACAGGTGTGCGTGATCCTGAGATACCCAAAGGCTATTCCTTCGATTATATCAATGCCGAAGTAATTGTACGTGATCTTTCCGTCAAAGACGGGAAATTAGTATTGCCCCACGGAACTTCCTACCGTGTATTGGTATTACCGAAACTGGAAACCATGCGTCCTGAAGTATTACAAAAAATCGAACAACTGATCACTGAAGGAGCTGTAGTACTAGGTCCTCCACCAAGCCGTTCCCCAAGTATGCAGGGATATCCCGAAGCAGATAAACAAGTTCAATCCCTGGCAGGAAAAATGTGGGGCGACCTGTCTGCAAAACAACGCAGCTACGGAAAGGGAATGATACTCAACGATATGCCAATGGAGGAAGTATTCAGTTTGTTGAACGTTGTTCCTGATTGCAGGTTTGCGGACAATGATCCGGTTTTGTATAATCACCGGACACTTTCCGGCGGCGGGGATATTTATTTCCTCTCCAACCAAAGCGAAAAACCAATAACAATAAATGCCCAGTTCCGCGTAAAAGGCATGCAGCCGGAATTGTGGGATGCTATTTCCGGATCGATCCGGCCATTACCTGCTTTTGAACAATCAGGAGAAAGCACGATCGTACCGATACAATTGGAGTCACTTGAAAGCGCATTCATTGTTTTCCGTAAGAAAGGAAAACCATCAGCCGAAGAGATTGAAAAAAATTATCCTAAACCGGAATTGGTGGTGGACATCAACAAGCCCTGGGAAGTTCAATTCGAATCGGATGCTGTAAAAAGAGGTCCTTCCGAACCGGTTACATTTGTAAAATTACAGGACTGGTCCAAACATGAAGATGAACGGATCCGGTATTATTCAGGAACAGCGGTATACAAAACAACATTTTCCGTTGAGGAAATGCCCAAGGGAAAAGAGTCATATATTGATCTCGGAAAGGTGAATGTAATGGCAAAAGTAAAGATCAATGGAAAATATGCCGGCGGCGCCTGGACCGCTCCTTACCGTATCAATGTATCACCATACATCCAAAAGGGAGAGAACACGATTGAGGTGGAAGTGGTGAATACATGGGTGAACAGATTGCTGGGAGATTCCAAACTTCCTGAAAATGAAAGAGTGGTTTATTCCGATAAAAGCCCGTGGAAAAATGATTCCCAGGCACAGGCTTCCGGCCTGACAGGACCGGTACAACTGGTGTGCTTCTGA
- a CDS encoding type III secretion system effector protein has translation MYPIGSYQLSKETVLYQNGVLYNKDGSVSEYQGNQKGLLKHAVGALDKVGSGSAEGRNILSELQGSDNNFILQKGSKNSYTPFSTVNAGANLSEYQNATGNILGSNGSGGNIFWNPNSKSGGVNLSGGTSCPPYIGLIHEMGHASDSNQGLLHFGNDYTNVTTGATYQYMHNGVAKREWRAVYRENIVRDQMGIPLRTHYGVDQSSSPSLPIGTRLLDANNLPINYR, from the coding sequence ATGTATCCTATTGGGTCGTATCAGCTAAGTAAAGAAACAGTACTGTATCAAAATGGTGTTCTATATAACAAAGATGGAAGCGTTAGCGAATATCAAGGAAATCAAAAAGGGCTTCTTAAACATGCAGTGGGTGCTTTAGATAAAGTCGGGAGCGGTTCGGCTGAGGGAAGAAATATACTTTCTGAATTACAAGGCTCTGACAATAATTTTATCTTACAAAAGGGGAGTAAAAACAGTTATACTCCTTTTAGTACGGTTAATGCAGGTGCAAATTTATCTGAATATCAAAATGCAACAGGGAATATATTAGGTTCAAATGGTTCTGGTGGTAATATTTTTTGGAATCCCAATTCTAAGAGTGGTGGGGTAAATTTATCTGGAGGTACTTCATGCCCTCCATATATAGGTTTAATTCATGAAATGGGTCATGCAAGTGATTCTAATCAGGGGTTATTGCATTTCGGTAATGATTACACAAATGTAACAACTGGTGCAACATATCAGTATATGCATAATGGTGTAGCTAAACGCGAGTGGAGAGCGGTTTACAGAGAGAATATTGTTCGTGATCAGATGGGAATCCCGTTAAGAACACATTATGGGGTTGACCAATCATCAAGCCCATCCCTTCCCATAGGAACACGGTTACTAGATGCAAACAATTTACCAATCAATTACCGATAG
- a CDS encoding PorT family protein, with the protein MRKIFLIVIVAILVITAVQGGTGIKAGFGYSNVGNGSAYVIRKMNYKAGVSGDYDFCRCLSFRSAAYFSSRGYDYRVNETVVSNRIYYLEMPVMLVGKIHCTPCMRVTVSGGGYLAMGVSGLARISCRGYVYNKDIFEDVIVEGHPYKLAENFDYGLAAGVGVELYFLEIGLNYDLGLRDAYLITNGDTAAYLRNGNLWLSLALRF; encoded by the coding sequence ATGAGAAAGATATTTCTTATAGTGATAGTAGCCATACTTGTCATTACTGCTGTGCAGGGCGGCACAGGAATAAAAGCCGGGTTCGGATATTCCAATGTCGGAAACGGGAGTGCCTATGTAATAAGAAAGATGAACTACAAAGCCGGAGTCAGTGGTGATTATGACTTTTGTCGATGTTTAAGTTTTCGATCCGCAGCCTACTTTTCAAGCAGAGGTTATGATTACAGGGTAAATGAGACTGTTGTCAGCAATAGGATTTATTATCTTGAAATGCCCGTAATGTTGGTCGGAAAGATACATTGTACCCCTTGCATGAGAGTAACCGTCAGCGGGGGTGGTTATTTGGCCATGGGCGTCAGCGGGTTGGCAAGAATATCATGCAGGGGTTATGTTTACAATAAAGATATCTTTGAAGATGTAATTGTTGAAGGACATCCGTATAAATTGGCCGAAAACTTCGATTACGGCCTGGCTGCAGGTGTCGGCGTGGAATTGTATTTTTTGGAAATAGGGTTGAACTACGATCTTGGGTTGCGGGATGCATACCTCATAACCAATGGCGATACTGCTGCCTATTTGCGAAACGGCAATCTTTGGTTAAGTTTGGCATTAAGATTTTAA